In Desulfobulbaceae bacterium, the sequence GTTGGCTCTAAAGATAAATTAACGTATTTACGACTCATGCAACCCCTTTACGTTAAACCTGAGTGCATGAAATGCCACGGCCATCAAGGGTACAAAATTGGCGACATCAGAGGAGGTGTTGGTATCTCACTGCCGATGTATGACATATTGCGTCACGCATACCGCCAATTTAAAATTCACACCACCGCCTTCTTGATTTTATGGGCACTCGGAGGCACCGTACTTTTTTTGGGGTCAAAGAAATTACAGAAAAACACCAAAGAACTTGCCTTATCAAATATCGATCTGCAACGAGAAGTTGAAGAGAGAAAAAAGGCAGATATCGCACTCCAAAAAGAGTCTTCTTTTACCGCCTCCGTCCTAAACACCGCTGGCGCCTTAATTATGGTCATTGACAACACTGGCCACATCATTCGTTTCAACCAAACCTGTGAACAGGTTACCGGCTATAGCGCCAGCGAAGTTTCCGGCCAAAAATTTTGGAAGTTCCTTCTCTCGCCGGAAGAATCTCTTCAAATGCAAAACAGTTTTGCCAACATCAATCATGGTGGTCTGGCCATGAAGCGCATCGGCAGGCTTATCACCAAAGACAATAAGCGCCGAATTATTGATTGGGCCAATACAACTTTCAGAGCTCAGGATGGTTCAATAGAATATGTTATTAGTATCGGCATTGATATTACAGAAGAGAAACAACTGCAAGAGCAGCTCCTGCACGCCGAGAAACTCGCAGCGATAGGCAAGCTGTCCGCATCGATTGCTCATGAAATTAATAACCCCTTATTCGGTATTCGGAACGTGCTTGAACGCCTTAAAGAAAAAGCAGACCTTGATCATGACAATATGGAGTTTGCGGAACTGGCAGTTCAAGAATGTGACCGTATCAAGAATCTAATCAAAGACTTACAAGATTTTAACCGGCCTACATCGGGTATGTTCGTGCCTATTGACCTTCATCAATCTATTGACAATATGCTGCTGCTTTTAAGAAAGGAGTTTGAGAACAAAAAAATCACTCTGAGTCTGAATTATGCCAAGAGCCTTCCCCGCATCAATGCCATCTCAGATCAAATCAAACAGGTTATTCTCAATATCCTTAATAATGCAATAGAAGCAATTGAGGAATTCGGCATCATTACCATTACCACCAGACAGACCGATGAAACAGTTGTAATTGAAATCAGCGACACCGGTTCTGGGATTGATGATGAATCGATGCAGCACATTTTCGAACCTTTTTTTACAACCAAGACCAGCGTAAAAGGAACTGGTTTGGGTTTATCAGTGACCTATGGTATTGTGAAAAATCATGGGGGTTCAATTGCAGTAAGTTCATTGGAAAAGGGAACACTATTTTCAATCTCTTTGCCAATTTCAGGAGAAAAAAAACATGGATAAACTTGATAGGACAATCCTGTTAGTCGATGACGAAGCCATCATCAGAAAGACGATGGCCAGTAAACTTAAAGATGAAGGATTTACCATTCTTTGCGCCGGCAGCGGCACTGAGGCCATTGAACTTCTCCCTAAGCAAACCGTCCATATGGTTATTACCGACCTGATGATGGAGGGCATGAACGGCATTGAAGTGCTCAAAAAAGTTAAGAATCACAATCAGGAGATCGCCGTAATCATCCTGACAGGCTACGGTGAGTTGACCTCGGCAATCGATGCCCTGCGCTTGGGGGCAGAAGACTACCTGCTTAAACCCTGTGACCTCAACGAACTTTTATTCAGGATGTTTAAATGTTTTGAGAAACAATCGCTTAAAGAGATGGTCCAGTTATATGAAGATATCCTGCCAATCTGTCTTGATTGCAAAAAAATCAGAGATGACAGCCACAGCGAACCCGGCCAAGGAGAGTGGATGTCGGTTGAAAAATACCTGACGCGAAAGGCTGGAAAGAGTATGTCGCATGGCTACTGTCCCGACTGTGGAAAAAGGTTTCTGGAGTCCATTGACCGGCGGTTCAATAAATAAACGGTATCAGGCGCCACGTTGTTCGGCAATAGGCCCCATACCCATCAAAACTAACTCTCAAAAGTTTCTCTTCATAAAGCAGCTTGCCAAGCAGGTCCAGACAAAGAACAGCCAGGGTAACAAACCGTAAAAGTGATCCTTCGTTAAAAACCAGTGCAGCCATCAATAAAATGAGCGCCGTGTACATCGGATGTCGAACACGACGATATGGCCCTTGCCTGATCAGCACAGCATTTCCACCAACATCCGGCACCATCCGAATCAAGCCATGCCGCATGACAAGCAACGCCCATAGCCCAAGAATAATCGCTGCGCATTGCCCGAAGAGATAGATTCCGTCTGCGATGACAGGACCGGTAGCAATAATTATGACCACACAGATGAATTGAATCGCAACGAAGGAATAGGAGAGTATCTTATTCTGCACTGACTTTTCCGACATCTGACATCCAAAATCCAATCAGACCGACGACCTGAACAGCTCACCCAACGCCTGATCAATCGGATATCCCATAGCGAACTCCTGGGAGTCAGGCTTGGCTGAAACGCCCCACTCTTCTTCAGCCAGGCGTAGATGATCGTAAATCTCTCCAATAAGCTTTTGATTTTCGTTTGTAGTTCCAACAATGTAAAACAGGTAATCAGCTCCTCGCCGAAACATTCGCGAAGGACTGCCATCTCCAGTGCAACTATTATATTTCTCAACAGAGTCGTAAAACTTCTGCCCGACATCAATTGCAATTTTACCAATATCATGAACAAGGCCGGCCCGCAACATAACCCCAATCTCTTCTTCAGTACCCCCCATGACTTTACCGATGCGTTTTGAAATCTCTGCAACCCTTAAGGCATGCTCGAAGGTATAATGGTCCCGGTTGGCCAGCATCTCATCCATGGTGCCGCAAAGATCGTCAATCAAACTATCTTTAAGCAAGTTGGCATTTTCGACATTGATCTTTGCAGCCAGCAGGTTCATCTCCGCCTCTTTCCGATCCACAATCTCGGTCTCAAGTCCCTGAATAAGTCGTCTTTCTCTGAAGACTCTATTCAGTTTCGCTTCAAGTTCATCGCCCTCGAATGGTTTAATAATAAAATCAGTGCCACCGGCATCAATAATGTTGGAGTATATGTAGTTATCACTATGGCCGGTAATGACTACCACATCGGTTCCGGGATGATGCCTTTTAATATGAGCTAGAAGCTGCATACCATCCATCTTCGGCATCATCATGTCGGTGATCACAACAGAAAACGAGTTCCGTTCCAGCAACCCAACAGCCTCAAGGCCATCAGCTGCGGATTGACGGCGTAGCCCAAGGCTGAGACAATTGTGACAATTATCTGCCGAATCACCTGGTCATCATCAACAATCAGGATATTTCCTGAATTCGTGGAAAGTGCTGTCATTATTAAATTAGCGCTCTTAGTGCGGGCTTAAAAGATTAACTGCTTTAATTAGCCACAGAAGCACACGGAAACACACGAAAAAAAAGCAGTTGTTTGTGTTTGTTTGTGTGTTTTCGTGGCAAAAAATAGTTTTTAAACGTCATTGCAGCTCACGATAGCGGAGATCAACTAAAATCTCTGCGCCTCAAGCGAAGCGGGCGGCAATACCAGAATGTGTTGATATAATCGATTAAGAATGGAAATTCCTATACTATCGAGTTAATTTTCGATATTTAATTCGATGCGGCTGGTTGGCATCGACACCAAGGCGTTTCTTCCGATCTTCTTCATATTCAGTATAGTTCCCGTCAAACCAGGTGATCTGGCTATTACCTTCAAAGGCCAGGATATGGGTAGCGATCCTGTCCAGAAACCAACGATCATGGCTGATGACGACTGCACAACCAGCAAAATTACTCAAGGCCTCTTCCAGGGCGCGCAGCGCATTTACATCAAGGTCGTTGGTTGGCTCATCGAGCAGAAGCACATTCGCTCCATCTTTAAGCATCTTGGCAAGATGGACACGATTCCTCTGGCCTCCGGACATCAAGCCCACCTTTTTCTGCTGTTCACTGCCGGAGAAATTAAATTTGCCGACATAGGCCCGCGAGTTCACCTCTCTGGTACCAAGCATAATCGTATCCCGGCCATCTGTGATCACCTCCCAGATAGATTTTTCCGGGTCAAGATCGTCGCGACTCTGGTCAACATAAGCCAGCTTGACTGTATCACCCAGCCTGATGGTTCCACTGTCAGGCGTATCCTGGCCGCTGATCATGTTAAAGAGCGTTGTCTTGCCCGCCCCGTTGGGGCCAATAACCCCGACAATTCCCCCAGGGGGCAGGGAAAATGACATTCCCTCGACCAGAAGCTTATCATCAAAGGATTTGCTTACATTGTCAGCCTCAATGACTACGTTTCCGAGTCTTGGCCCAGGAGGGATAAAAATCTCAATTTCATCAGCCCGCTTCTCGCTGCCCCTCTCAAAAAGTTCCTCGTATGACTTAATACGGGCCTTGGATTTGGCATGTCTGCCTTTAGGAGACATCTGGATCCATTCAAGTTCGCGGGCCAGAGTTTTCTGGCGGTTTGACTCCTGCTTTTCCTGCTGTTTAAGTCGTTTTTGCTTTTGGTCAAGCCAGGACGAGTAGTTTCCTTTCCAGGGAATTCCCTCACCACGATCAAGCTCCAGTATCCAGCCAGCAACATTATCGAGAAAATATCGATCATGAGTTACAGCGATAACGGTGCCCTTATATCGTTGTAAATGCTGTTCAAGCCAGGAAACGGTTTCAGCGTCAAGATGGTTTGTAGGCTCATCAAGCAGCAGGATATCAGGCTCCTGAAGCAACAACCGGCACAGGGCTACTCGCCTTTTCTCACCACCCGACAACACCTTGGTTATGGTATCCTCGGGAGGACAGCGCAGGGCATCCATGGCCATCTCCAGACGGGAATCAAGCTCCCAGGCATTAAGCGCATCAAGTTTATCCTGCACCTTCCCCTGCTTTTCGATCAAAGCATTCATTTCATCGTCAGACATGGGCTCTGCAAATTTTTCGTTGATCTGGTTAAACTCAGCCAAAAGATCAACTGTGCCCTGCACACCCTGTTCAACTACCTGACGCACGGTCAGGGTTTCATCAAACTGAGGTTCCTGCTCAAGATACCCCACTGTATAGCCGGGAGATAAGGTAATTTCTCCGTTAAACTCTTTATCAACACCAGCAAGAATCCGGAGCAAACAACTCTTTCCAGAGCCGTTAAGCCCCAGCACACCAATTTTTGCCCCGTAAAAATACGATAATGAAATACTCTTCAAAACTGGTTGCTTGTTAAAAAACTTACTTACTCTGATCATCGAATAGATAATTTTATTGGGCTCGTCACTCATAGTTTTTCCTTTTCTATTTCTTAATAGTTTTCTTTGATTGTATTACAAAAACCCCGCAGGGGTTCCAGTGTTATAGCCGGTGTGCTTCAGCCACCGGTTATGACCAACAACATAGGTCGTCCTGGAAGGACGAAGTGATCTTTTACTTTCACAGATATTGCTCATCATATACCACACCATGCCGATGTAATAACATGATAGTTACACTACATCGTAATCAGTTTTAAATTTTCCTGCTCGATGAATCCTTGTCGGCCATCATTAAGTTTTACACTATACCACCCATCAGTCAGATGAATGACCTGTAGACTTGAGCCTCCGCCTAAGGGCTGACTGGTAATTGGCGCAAAACCACTGCCGGCGCCACGCCGAACATCGGTGGCTTTCATGAGTATCCCCACATGATTTGGCTGATAATACTCAACTGCCAAGCTGGCAAACAGGCAAAAGACAACAAACCCGCTAATAATAGAGGCGTATTTCGCAACAATATTCGTTCGTAGTATCAACCAGGTCAGACATAAAGCCGTCAATAGGGCCGAACCAATCAGAATCTTGATCTGCTCAGCTGCGCTTAATTTATAGTGAAAAAAAAGCAGACCGTCCAGTAAGGCGCTGGATTCAACATCAACCGCATTTTGACGCTTGGCAAGAGCCTGTGCCAGATTGCCTTTGATCCTGCTGTCAATGGGTAGAAGTTTTTTGCCAAGTTGATAGTAGAAAATCGCCTCTTCGTTTTGTTCCAGGTTAAAATAGCAGTTACCAATATTATAGCAGAGCAAGCCGTTAACGGCTCCATCCTGCTTCATACTGTTATATTGTGCAAGATAGAGCTCCAGAGCTTTTTCAAAATATTTTTCCCGTTCACCAATGGTTTGGGCGGCTATTCCCTTATGATAATTGACAATGGCCTCATCCTGGTCGGCGGCTTTCAGGTTTTCAGGGGCAGCCAGCAACACCAACATCAGCGCCACCATCACGGCACAGTTCAGGTATCGCATTTTCTTACGGCCTCCATTGTCTCTTTAAGTAAATGCGACGCTTGAGTTTTTCCAGAGAGATTTGCTGCGTACCTATTCAAATCAATCTCCTCAACAACGTCAAGCAGCGTCCGGGCAGCAGCCTCATCGATCTTCCTCTGATCAATCAATGGCTGCAGGCTCTGCTCATCAATATGAGGCACGGTGCAGATAAAACGCTCTTCCAGATATTGGTGCACGCAGCGCCCTAATTCTCGACAAAAGACAGGAAGATCACTGCCGCTCTGATCGAGCTGACCAACCGATTGCAGAAAGCGCTTATAGGCTTTGTTGGATTTAACCTTTGCAGCCATATCCTCACTGATGTCTCGTTTGCGATATAAGCGTATCACAAAAAGACAAAGCACACCGCCAAGAGGCAGGACAGCAAACAGCAGATTTCCATACTTTGGCGCATGGTTTTCGGTTGTTGCCGACCAAGGCACATTATCACTAATCTCGATTAATGGCGGCAACTCGACTTCCGGTTGCGCAGTTGAACCACCGCTCGCACCAGCCCCAACTGCTTCTTGCCCCGCAGCATCACCTTGATTCTGGTCTTTGAAAATTCCCTCTGGGGTCACTGTTTCTGGAGGCGCGTTAAAATCTGTAATCTGAGCGGTGGTCGATGCCGCAAAAACCTTAATGGGCACGGGGTCAGAATATACCGTCATATATTTTCTTGAGGCCAGGTTAAAATAGGTGAACGGTATTGCAGGTATCTCTTTGACGGTTTTCGATTTCACCCTGAGCCGCACTGAAAAAGATTTGACGCTCTGCTGCTCATTAACCTCGCCAACCACCGACTCCTGACTGACAATAAAATAATCTGTTATGGCAGGGACCTTATGAATCGGCGGACTTTTGACAAATTCCCATGTCCCCCGACCGGAGATTTCAATAAGCAGAGTAACGGGGTCGCCAACCCGAATAGCGGTATCACTGCTGGGGGTCACCTTTATTTTAAACTTACCGATAGCGCCATTAAAGGTATCGGGAACATCAGTATTCGGCAGCTCCAACACAGAGATTTTAAGTGGGGCGCTGTCTGCAAAAATGGGTTTGGTCTCCCGCACCAGTTCCGAACCAAAAAACAGAGAGCGCTGCCGAAAGGTTTTTCCGGTTTCGACGATCATTTTCAGATAGTTGGCAAACTCAAATTCACCATGACTCATCAACCTGAACTTTAAGTTGAAGCCCAGAGAGTTATATGTTTTCCCCATCATCTTTTCGGATCCCTGCCTTGCCTGCACAGCGATGCGCTGACCATTGGCGATTAGTTCAAAATTGGGGTTACTGTCCGGCAACAGCTCAAAGCTCAAATTCTTTAAAATGGGCAGAGATATCTCGGCGATCTCAGGACGCCCCGTAAAATTGCGATACAAAACGCGGCAGTTCAAATCAATCACCTGGGAGGGATAATAATAGGCCTGGGGATTATTAATGGTGACTAAGAACTGCAGGTCATCAGAGAAGGGCCGCTCCAATACCTGAAAGGTAATCGGCTTAACGCGATAACTCTCTCCGCCCATTGCAACGGTAAATTCCGGCAGAGTTAAAGGCCCAACCGTTTCGGCCGGGACAGAAAAAATATAACTTTTTACTATATCCGAGGAACTACGAACAGTCTTGCCATTAACAACCATCGTGAAGGAGCTGCTGCTTTGGCTGCGCACCTCATAGGGCAGGGCCACCCCATTGAGTTTCACATTGGCAACATCAATGGCTTCATTCTCATCTTCTAAACTGAACTTAAGGGCAAAGGAAAGCGCTTCGCCTACAATTGCCTCCTGCTTGATTATCTCCACATCAACAGATCCAGCCCGCACGGAAGTCGGCAGACAGGCGACAATGAAGAGCAGTAAAAAA encodes:
- a CDS encoding BatD family protein, which encodes MNKESLKYKKILPLFFLLLFIVACLPTSVRAGSVDVEIIKQEAIVGEALSFALKFSLEDENEAIDVANVKLNGVALPYEVRSQSSSSFTMVVNGKTVRSSSDIVKSYIFSVPAETVGPLTLPEFTVAMGGESYRVKPITFQVLERPFSDDLQFLVTINNPQAYYYPSQVIDLNCRVLYRNFTGRPEIAEISLPILKNLSFELLPDSNPNFELIANGQRIAVQARQGSEKMMGKTYNSLGFNLKFRLMSHGEFEFANYLKMIVETGKTFRQRSLFFGSELVRETKPIFADSAPLKISVLELPNTDVPDTFNGAIGKFKIKVTPSSDTAIRVGDPVTLLIEISGRGTWEFVKSPPIHKVPAITDYFIVSQESVVGEVNEQQSVKSFSVRLRVKSKTVKEIPAIPFTYFNLASRKYMTVYSDPVPIKVFAASTTAQITDFNAPPETVTPEGIFKDQNQGDAAGQEAVGAGASGGSTAQPEVELPPLIEISDNVPWSATTENHAPKYGNLLFAVLPLGGVLCLFVIRLYRKRDISEDMAAKVKSNKAYKRFLQSVGQLDQSGSDLPVFCRELGRCVHQYLEERFICTVPHIDEQSLQPLIDQRKIDEAAARTLLDVVEEIDLNRYAANLSGKTQASHLLKETMEAVRKCDT
- a CDS encoding isoprenylcysteine carboxylmethyltransferase family protein gives rise to the protein MSEKSVQNKILSYSFVAIQFICVVIIIATGPVIADGIYLFGQCAAIILGLWALLVMRHGLIRMVPDVGGNAVLIRQGPYRRVRHPMYTALILLMAALVFNEGSLLRFVTLAVLCLDLLGKLLYEEKLLRVSFDGYGAYCRTTWRLIPFIY
- a CDS encoding response regulator: MDKLDRTILLVDDEAIIRKTMASKLKDEGFTILCAGSGTEAIELLPKQTVHMVITDLMMEGMNGIEVLKKVKNHNQEIAVIILTGYGELTSAIDALRLGAEDYLLKPCDLNELLFRMFKCFEKQSLKEMVQLYEDILPICLDCKKIRDDSHSEPGQGEWMSVEKYLTRKAGKSMSHGYCPDCGKRFLESIDRRFNK
- a CDS encoding PAS domain S-box protein, coding for VGSKDKLTYLRLMQPLYVKPECMKCHGHQGYKIGDIRGGVGISLPMYDILRHAYRQFKIHTTAFLILWALGGTVLFLGSKKLQKNTKELALSNIDLQREVEERKKADIALQKESSFTASVLNTAGALIMVIDNTGHIIRFNQTCEQVTGYSASEVSGQKFWKFLLSPEESLQMQNSFANINHGGLAMKRIGRLITKDNKRRIIDWANTTFRAQDGSIEYVISIGIDITEEKQLQEQLLHAEKLAAIGKLSASIAHEINNPLFGIRNVLERLKEKADLDHDNMEFAELAVQECDRIKNLIKDLQDFNRPTSGMFVPIDLHQSIDNMLLLLRKEFENKKITLSLNYAKSLPRINAISDQIKQVILNILNNAIEAIEEFGIITITTRQTDETVVIEISDTGSGIDDESMQHIFEPFFTTKTSVKGTGLGLSVTYGIVKNHGGSIAVSSLEKGTLFSISLPISGEKKHG
- a CDS encoding response regulator, coding for MLERNSFSVVITDMMMPKMDGMQLLAHIKRHHPGTDVVVITGHSDNYIYSNIIDAGGTDFIIKPFEGDELEAKLNRVFRERRLIQGLETEIVDRKEAEMNLLAAKINVENANLLKDSLIDDLCGTMDEMLANRDHYTFEHALRVAEISKRIGKVMGGTEEEIGVMLRAGLVHDIGKIAIDVGQKFYDSVEKYNSCTGDGSPSRMFRRGADYLFYIVGTTNENQKLIGEIYDHLRLAEEEWGVSAKPDSQEFAMGYPIDQALGELFRSSV
- the ettA gene encoding energy-dependent translational throttle protein EttA, with protein sequence MSDEPNKIIYSMIRVSKFFNKQPVLKSISLSYFYGAKIGVLGLNGSGKSCLLRILAGVDKEFNGEITLSPGYTVGYLEQEPQFDETLTVRQVVEQGVQGTVDLLAEFNQINEKFAEPMSDDEMNALIEKQGKVQDKLDALNAWELDSRLEMAMDALRCPPEDTITKVLSGGEKRRVALCRLLLQEPDILLLDEPTNHLDAETVSWLEQHLQRYKGTVIAVTHDRYFLDNVAGWILELDRGEGIPWKGNYSSWLDQKQKRLKQQEKQESNRQKTLARELEWIQMSPKGRHAKSKARIKSYEELFERGSEKRADEIEIFIPPGPRLGNVVIEADNVSKSFDDKLLVEGMSFSLPPGGIVGVIGPNGAGKTTLFNMISGQDTPDSGTIRLGDTVKLAYVDQSRDDLDPEKSIWEVITDGRDTIMLGTREVNSRAYVGKFNFSGSEQQKKVGLMSGGQRNRVHLAKMLKDGANVLLLDEPTNDLDVNALRALEEALSNFAGCAVVISHDRWFLDRIATHILAFEGNSQITWFDGNYTEYEEDRKKRLGVDANQPHRIKYRKLTR